One bacterium genomic window, GCCGTAGCCCTTCGCCTCGATCCAGGCGCGTGCGTGGTTGTTATCGGCAATCGCTTCGGCGGTGGTCTGGAAGGCGCCGCCCTCGAGCTCGCGGCTGTCCCGCGTGCTGAGGACATCGTGTCCCCTGCGGTTGAAGGCGAGGCAGGCGAGGCCCATCCCGGTGAGGTGTGGCGGGAGAAAGCGCGGGGCGCCGACGTAGAAATTCATGCAGTTGCCGTGGAGGAGGATGGCGCAGCCGGTGATAGCGCTTCCTTCGGGCTCGTAGTACGCCCCCTCGAGGGGGACCGTGTCGGTGGGAACGGAGACCAGCTCGGTGCGCACGGCGTGTGTCCCCTCGATTCGGCTATTTGTAGGTGTAGGGCCGGGCCGGCGGCTTTTTGCTTAGCCGGTTGCGCATGATGCCGAGGGGGCCCATGTCGATCTCGACCAAATCGCCGGGCTGGATCCAGCGATCGATCTCCATCCCGCAGCCGCCGGGGACGGTGCCCGAGCCGAAGAGGTCGCCCGTGCGCAGGTTCTCGTCGCGCGAGGTGTAGGAGATCATCTGCTCGAAGGTCCAGTACATCTCGCCCGGGGTGGCCTCGATCCAGGTTTCGCCGTTGATGCGCGCGGCCATGGGGATCGAAGTGGGGTCGGGCAGCTCGTCCTTCGTGACGATCCAGGGGCCGAACGACCAGCACCAGTCTTTTCCCTTGTAGGGCCCCACACTCATCTGCATCTCGCCCGTCTGGGCGTCGCGGGCGGACCAGTCGTTCAAGATGGCGTAGCCGAGGATGTGATCGGCGGCTTTTTCTTCCGGGATGTCCCTGCCCGGCTGGCCGAGGACGGCGCAGAATTCGAGCTCGAAATCCATCTTGTCGGTGTAGCTCGGCCAGGGGACGACCTCATCCGCGGCCGCCATGTGGGCGGTGCTCGATTTGAAGGCGAGGGGCCGCTCGTACCAGGTCTGGGGGATCTCGAGGCCCATCATCCCGAAGGTTTTCTTCAGGTGGCGCTCGAAGCCGGCGAAGCCGCGAATGAGCGGCGGGTTGGGGATCGGGGCGAGAAGGCGTATCTCATCCGGCCGGTAGATGAGCTGCTCTCCGCGGGGGCCCTGGGCCTCCGGGTTTTCGAGGAGAAACTCGAGGGCGCTCTCGGCCGCCTCGAGGGCGCCGGGGCCCGCGCCCGCGAGGGCGAGCATGTCGGCGGGGAGGATGGCATCCGCTTTCTCCTGGGCGCGCGGGGAGCGTTCGCCCGCCATTTCGGCGGCGAGGGCGAAATTGAGGTCGGCGTAGACCTGGCCGCCGCCGAGTTCGATGACTGCGCCCGCCCGCTGGAAGGGGCCGACCGGGGTTGCGACTTCAAACGTGATGAGTTTCATGTTCGCCTCGCAGATTGTGAATCGTGGGCCGGAAGTCCCTCTTAGTCGAGATCTACCTTGTCCCGCTCGTCGGTCTCGGGGAAGGGGCCTTCCTTGATCTCGATGACCTTGGTGTCGTCCTCGAGGAACACCACCTCGTGGCCCTCCATCATGAGGATGAGATCGTTCTGCCGCAGGATGGGGTCCCCGAGGTGGTCTCCTTCTTTCGTGTAGATACCGACCTTGATCGAGCCCCTTTGCACGATGACGATCTGGTGGCGGGTCGTGTTCTGGGGCCGCTCGTCCACGATGTGGTAGTGGGGGTTGGTGGTGGCGCCCTTCTTGCGGTTGAGGATGATGATCTGGAGCGGCAGCTCGTCCGCCGTCATGTGGGCCTTGGTGTTGCGCTCGTCCTCGATGTCCTGGCCGGCGTAGGCCGTGCGGATGTGCGCCTTGGCTTCTTCGGTGTCAAGATAGGGCGGAAAAGCGGCATAGTCCTTGAAATCACTCTTGATGTGCATGGCGACGATGCGGCCGTCACTCGCCTTGTAGTAGTCCACCCCTTGGCAATCCACTTCGAGCGCCATAGCTTTTTCCTTTCGGTTGTCCTCGTGTTCCGGCGCAGATAACCCGCGCCGGGGCATGATGTGGTAAAAAGGTTCCGATTCGTCAGGGGAAATGTGCCATGCAGGGGAAAGTCCCACAAGCGGCGGCGGGTTTTCTTGCTGCGCACTCTCCTTTTTGCTGGCGTTTCCCGGCATATCAAAACCGGAGGTCAGGCCCATGGTCCGGGGGCTCAGGTGGCTCCTGGGCGCAGTTTTTTTTGCGCTCCTTGTGTTTTTCTTTCTGAACGCGGTATGCCGCTCGCCGGAGCGCCGGGCGGGGCGGTTGGGCCGGTATTTTTGCGGGCAGATGAAGCCCCGGCCCCCAGGGCCCGCTCCCGGCCCTGCGCAAATGCCGGCGCCCTGAGTACGTTTTCTTTTCCTGAGGATGACATGGCGAAAGAGAGTGCAATGACGGATGCGGTTGTCCAGTTCATTCTGGAGACCGGCGATACGGCGGTACCCGAGGAGGTGAAGGCGCTCCACCGCCGGTGTTTCGTGGACGGCGCGGGGCTCATGGTAGCGGGCGCGACGGAAAAGAGCGGCCGGATCATCCAGCAGTACTTGAAGGAAAACGGCGGCGGGCCGGAGGCGCGCATGCTGGGGACGGACAGGACGGTGCCGGCCCATGCGGCGGCATTCGCGAACGGGGTCGCCGGACACTCCATGGACTACGACGACACCCAGCTGGCGGCTCACCCCGATCGCATTTATGGACTGCTGACCCATCCGACGGTTCCGGTCATGGCGGCTTCGATCGCGATGGCCGAGGCCTTGGGTTCATCCGGCGCCGAGCTGATGACCGCCTTCGCGGTGGGCTTCGAGGTGGAGTGCAAGGTGGCCGAGGCGATCAAGCCGGAGCACTACATCCGTGGCTTCCACACAACGGGCACTGTCGGCGCCATCGGCGCGGCGGCCGCCTGCGCGAAGCTGATGGGACTCGGGGAGCATGAACTGCGGATGTGCCTGGGGATCGTTTGTTCGGAGAGCGCCGGGCTTCGGGCGAACTTCGGAACGATGACGAAGCCGTTTCACTGTGGAAGGGCGGCGGAGAACGGCGTGGTCGCGGCCCGCCTGGCCGCCGGCGGCTTCACGGCGGATCCGGCTGCGCTGGACGGCCCGTGGGGCTTTTTCCAGATCATGGGCGGCGGCGCGGACGCGGAGTGTCTCATCGGGAAGCTGGGCAACCCCTGGACGGTGGCGGACCCCGGCGTTTCGATCAAGCCCTACCCCTGCGGTTCGCTTTCGCATCCCTCGATGGACGCGATGCGCGATCTGATTCTCGAGAACGGTATCCGGAACGAGGACGTGAAGGTGGCCCGCCTTGGCACGACCCAGCGCGTGCTACAGCCGCTCCGCTACGACGACCCGCAGAACGAACTCGAGGCCAAGTTTTCGATGAAATACAGTCTGGGCATTCTGCTGCACACCGGGGGCAAGGCCGGAATCGCGCAGTACCACGACGAGGTGGTGAACGATCCCGCCGTGAAGGAAACTCTGAAGAAGATAGAGCCTTTCGTGGACGATGAGATCGAGGCGATGGGCTACGATCTGATCCGCTCGAAGCTGACGATCGAGATGATGGACGGGACGGTACACGAAAAATTCACGGATACCTCCCGCGGCACGCCCAAGCGGCCGATGGACCGGGAGGAACTCTACGATAAATTCAAGGAATGCTGTGGGCTGGTCTACGGGGAAGATCAGATCGCCCGGGCAGAGGCGATGCTCTACAAGGTGGATACGCTGGATAGCATTTATCCGCTGATTGATCTGCTCGGCGAAAGACTGGCTCCCGAAGGTGGAGCGTGATGGTGGCGAAAGAGGCCCAGAGAATTTTCGTGATTTGCGCCGATCTGTTTTTCTCCGGGGGCATCCGTGAAGCGGGCGTTTCGCAAGGTTCCGTGTTCGAGTTTTTTTCATCGGCCGAAAAATTCGAGCAGGCGCTCGATAATTTTCAGGCGGTGCTTTTTCTCGCGGATCTCCATCACCCCAAACTCGGCGGCGAGACCGCATATGATCTGGTGAAGAAGCTGAAGGCGCACCCGAAGAACCGGAGCGCCTACGCCATCGCCTGGGGCGCGCATACGGAGCCCGATCTTTTGAAGGGCGCCGAGAAGGCCGGATTCGACAAGGCGATGCCCCGCTCTTCGTTTGTCCGGGAGATGCCGGCCATCGTGCAGCGGGCGGCGAACCGCATCCGGGCAGGCGGATGAGCGCCGCGCCCCGCCCGAATCCCGAGCCTTTTGAGGGAAGCCTCATCTGGTGGATCGAGGTTCCGGCGAGCGAGCAGTACTATGTCCAGGGTCTTTTGGAGGGATACGATTCCATCGGCTACTACCAGACCCTGGTTCCGGATTATCGCCGGGAAGTCCCCGGCGGCATTTATGCGTTGGCGCGCATTACTTCCACCGAAGGGGGCCGGGAAGAGTTGCGGTTTCTTCTGGATGCGCTGCGGGCTGAATGCGGCTTGAGAGTCCTCGAGGCGGCACCGGAGATTTCCCCCGACGTGCAGCCTGCCTCCGGCGGCGTTTCCGTCGGCGGGGTGGCTCCTTTTTCCGGGTCCGGTTAGCCGAGATCGAAGATATTGCTATTGTTGTCGTAGTTTTTCGTGCGGTAACTTCTGATGTTTCCCAGGTTTTTCAGCGCTTGTCCGATTCGTTGCGTGTTGCGGAATATCTTTTCGGCGCGCTCGCGGCTTGCATAACCCCGCGGAAGTTCATCGAGCAACAGCTGGGTCTGGCCGAGAATGACGGTGAGCGGCTGGTTCAGCTCATGGTTGATGGCGCCGGAAATCTCGGACACTGCCGTGAGTTTTTCGGCCTGGATCAGACGCTCCTGCGTCTCCCGCAGCACCCGGTTCATCTCGCTGAGCGCCTCCGCCCGCTCCCGCAGCTTTCTGTTGAGGTGGACGATTTCGAGTTGGGTGCGCACCCGGGAGAGAAATTCGATTCGGTTGAAAGGTTTGATGAGAAATTCCACGGCCCCGAGGGTCAGGGCCTTTACCCGGAATTCCGATTCGCAAATTCCAGAGATGACAAGAAAGGGAGGGTGCTCGGACCCCGCGCTCTCTTTTTTGCATCTTTGAATGACTTCGAGCCCGTCCATCCCGGGCATCAGGATGTCCAGGATGACGAGGTCGGGCCGGTTTTTGCGGATTTTTTCGAGCGCCTCGTGGCCGTTTTCGGCGCATAACACCTGATAGCCCTCGTTTTTCAGCAATGCGCCGATGATCTCCACCGTGGCCGAGGAATCATCCACCACCAAGATGGTACCTTCGGATGCTTTTACGGGTATCTCCAGGGATAAAACGGTGGTGCTGTTGTTGAGATCCCAGATCGGGGAGAGCATTTGGCTCATGGAAAGATCCTCGTTTCGGCGTGTCCTCAGGAAGAGAAAAAGCACGTTAAGATTATATAGTATAAATTGATATATTATTTCAAGAAATTAAATATATTTCAAATTGTTTGAACGTGGGTGGGTGGGGCCGAAGAGGTTCGTATTA contains:
- a CDS encoding fumarylacetoacetate hydrolase family protein; translation: MKLITFEVATPVGPFQRAGAVIELGGGQVYADLNFALAAEMAGERSPRAQEKADAILPADMLALAGAGPGALEAAESALEFLLENPEAQGPRGEQLIYRPDEIRLLAPIPNPPLIRGFAGFERHLKKTFGMMGLEIPQTWYERPLAFKSSTAHMAAADEVVPWPSYTDKMDFELEFCAVLGQPGRDIPEEKAADHILGYAILNDWSARDAQTGEMQMSVGPYKGKDWCWSFGPWIVTKDELPDPTSIPMAARINGETWIEATPGEMYWTFEQMISYTSRDENLRTGDLFGSGTVPGGCGMEIDRWIQPGDLVEIDMGPLGIMRNRLSKKPPARPYTYK
- a CDS encoding alpha/beta fold hydrolase, producing MRTELVSVPTDTVPLEGAYYEPEGSAITGCAILLHGNCMNFYVGAPRFLPPHLTGMGLACLAFNRRGHDVLSTRDSRELEGGAFQTTAEAIADNNHARAWIEAKGYGPPAVIGHSNGGLLSVRHVADHPDTPAMVLLSAHRGGKGIAGLASANGLWAQNRLAEISELARDLLAEGRGSELILLPGWWRATTAESAGDYLENMPD
- a CDS encoding response regulator, whose amino-acid sequence is MSQMLSPIWDLNNSTTVLSLEIPVKASEGTILVVDDSSATVEIIGALLKNEGYQVLCAENGHEALEKIRKNRPDLVILDILMPGMDGLEVIQRCKKESAGSEHPPFLVISGICESEFRVKALTLGAVEFLIKPFNRIEFLSRVRTQLEIVHLNRKLRERAEALSEMNRVLRETQERLIQAEKLTAVSEISGAINHELNQPLTVILGQTQLLLDELPRGYASRERAEKIFRNTQRIGQALKNLGNIRSYRTKNYDNNSNIFDLG
- a CDS encoding MmgE/PrpD family protein is translated as MTDAVVQFILETGDTAVPEEVKALHRRCFVDGAGLMVAGATEKSGRIIQQYLKENGGGPEARMLGTDRTVPAHAAAFANGVAGHSMDYDDTQLAAHPDRIYGLLTHPTVPVMAASIAMAEALGSSGAELMTAFAVGFEVECKVAEAIKPEHYIRGFHTTGTVGAIGAAAACAKLMGLGEHELRMCLGIVCSESAGLRANFGTMTKPFHCGRAAENGVVAARLAAGGFTADPAALDGPWGFFQIMGGGADAECLIGKLGNPWTVADPGVSIKPYPCGSLSHPSMDAMRDLILENGIRNEDVKVARLGTTQRVLQPLRYDDPQNELEAKFSMKYSLGILLHTGGKAGIAQYHDEVVNDPAVKETLKKIEPFVDDEIEAMGYDLIRSKLTIEMMDGTVHEKFTDTSRGTPKRPMDREELYDKFKECCGLVYGEDQIARAEAMLYKVDTLDSIYPLIDLLGERLAPEGGA